A single window of Streptomyces griseoviridis DNA harbors:
- the rsfS gene encoding ribosome silencing factor: MTATDRSIELINTAAQAAADKLAHDIIAYDVSDVLSITDAFLLASAPNDRQVKSIVDEIEERLSKELGVKPVRREGDREARWVLLDYVDIVVHVQHSEERVFYALERLWKDCPELELPAEAKATRGKAAEHAKLRDDEEADRPGGEW, encoded by the coding sequence GTGACCGCCACCGACCGCTCCATCGAGCTGATCAACACCGCCGCGCAGGCGGCCGCCGACAAGCTCGCGCACGACATCATCGCCTACGACGTCAGCGACGTCCTGTCGATCACGGACGCCTTCCTGCTGGCCTCCGCGCCCAACGACCGCCAGGTCAAGTCCATCGTCGACGAGATCGAGGAGCGCCTCTCGAAGGAGCTGGGGGTCAAGCCGGTACGCCGTGAGGGCGACCGCGAGGCCCGCTGGGTCCTGCTCGACTACGTCGACATCGTCGTCCACGTCCAGCACAGCGAGGAGCGGGTCTTCTACGCCCTCGAGCGCCTCTGGAAGGACTGCCCCGAGCTGGAGCTGCCCGCCGAGGCGAAGGCCACCCGCGGCAAGGCCGCCGAGCACGCGAAGCTGCGGGACGACGAGGAGGCGGACCGGCCGGGAGGTGAGTGGTGA
- the nadD gene encoding nicotinate-nucleotide adenylyltransferase, which produces MGEQDMPTGPAKDTANGQADGARRPASGPAGGPSNPGRRRLGVMGGTFDPIHHGHLVAASEVAAQFALDEVVFVPTGQPWQKSHRDVSPAEDRYLMTVIATAENPQFSVSRIDIDRGGATYTVDTLRDLRSLNPDADLFFITGADALGQILSWRDSEELFSLAHFIGCTRPGHQLTDRGLPEGGVSLVEVPALAISSTDCRARVAKGDPVWYLVPDGVVRYIDKRELYRGE; this is translated from the coding sequence ATGGGAGAGCAGGACATGCCTACCGGTCCGGCGAAGGACACGGCGAACGGCCAGGCCGACGGCGCGCGGCGACCGGCGAGCGGCCCCGCGGGCGGCCCCTCCAACCCGGGCAGGCGCCGCCTGGGTGTCATGGGCGGGACGTTCGACCCGATCCACCACGGACACCTGGTGGCCGCCAGTGAGGTCGCGGCTCAATTCGCCCTGGACGAGGTGGTGTTCGTCCCGACGGGCCAGCCGTGGCAGAAGAGTCACCGCGATGTCTCCCCGGCCGAGGACCGCTATCTGATGACGGTCATCGCGACCGCCGAGAACCCGCAGTTCTCCGTGAGCCGGATCGACATCGACCGCGGCGGCGCCACCTACACCGTCGACACCCTGCGCGATCTGCGCTCCCTCAACCCCGACGCCGACTTGTTCTTCATCACCGGCGCCGACGCCCTCGGGCAGATCCTCAGCTGGCGCGACTCGGAGGAACTGTTCTCCCTCGCGCACTTCATCGGCTGCACCCGTCCCGGCCACCAACTGACCGACCGGGGGCTCCCGGAGGGCGGTGTCTCGCTGGTCGAGGTTCCCGCGCTCGCCATCTCCTCCACAGACTGCCGTGCGAGAGTCGCCAAGGGGGACCCCGTCTGGTACCTGGTGCCCGACGGAGTCGTGCGCTATATCGACAAGCGCGAGCTGTACCGCGGCGAGTGA
- a CDS encoding NADH-quinone oxidoreductase subunit NuoF family protein yields MNEALPDVPEVRVVGLPQLTSGFDLVERLDLPMHLKVHGPLEPLGGEQLAQLSESINLKGRGGAGFPFHKKLRSVAEAAIKRGVRPVVVVNGSEDEPACRKDTVLINRAPHLILDGALLCAEALGARQLVIGVTRESTQRSMEAALAERGLSNSRRSALKASVQRNPVRMVTGAAASLIRSIDGGPAVPPGRKVSASQNGVGGAPTLLSNAETYAQLAIAARIGPERYGNTGLYDEPGTVMLTVSGAVARPMVIEVPTGVPLRYVLQLAGAPPVPQGVLTGGYHGKWIDAATVNEAIVSRNSLDAVGGALGAGAILPITQETCPLGESLRVAQWLAEESAGQCGPCYLGLPAAARGMEDILNGGGPAALEALKQVAKNVKRRGACSHPDGSAMFLESTIKAFTDDLAAHVLGNGCGRPVEGVLPLFEGGRAPALVGGGDSGDDGASRQKIHVDWTLCRGHGLCADILPEVFQLGADGFPTVAQAKVPQYAEAKALRAVRRCPALALRLEEDTRSQAPARNLPVISQGRGRRALGR; encoded by the coding sequence GTGAACGAGGCCCTGCCCGACGTCCCAGAAGTCCGCGTGGTCGGCCTTCCCCAGCTCACGTCGGGCTTCGACCTTGTCGAACGACTTGACCTGCCCATGCACCTGAAGGTGCACGGGCCGCTCGAACCCCTGGGCGGCGAGCAGCTCGCCCAGCTGTCGGAGAGCATCAACCTGAAGGGCCGCGGCGGCGCGGGCTTCCCCTTCCACAAGAAGCTGCGCTCGGTCGCCGAGGCGGCGATCAAACGCGGGGTGCGCCCGGTCGTCGTCGTCAACGGCAGCGAGGACGAACCGGCCTGCCGCAAGGACACGGTGCTGATCAACCGCGCCCCGCACCTCATCCTGGACGGCGCGCTGCTGTGCGCCGAGGCCCTGGGCGCCCGGCAGCTCGTGATCGGCGTCACCCGGGAGTCCACCCAGCGCTCCATGGAGGCGGCGCTCGCCGAACGCGGCCTCAGCAACAGCCGCCGCTCGGCCCTGAAGGCGTCCGTGCAGCGCAACCCGGTCCGCATGGTCACCGGCGCCGCCGCGTCGCTGATCCGCTCGATCGACGGCGGCCCCGCGGTACCGCCGGGCCGCAAGGTCAGCGCCTCGCAGAACGGCGTCGGCGGCGCCCCCACCCTGCTCTCCAACGCCGAGACGTACGCGCAGCTCGCCATCGCCGCCCGCATCGGCCCCGAGCGGTACGGCAACACCGGCCTGTACGACGAGCCGGGCACCGTGATGCTGACGGTCTCCGGAGCGGTCGCCCGCCCGATGGTGATCGAGGTCCCCACCGGCGTGCCGCTGCGCTACGTGCTCCAGCTGGCCGGCGCCCCGCCGGTCCCGCAGGGCGTGCTGACCGGCGGCTACCACGGCAAGTGGATCGACGCGGCGACGGTCAACGAGGCGATCGTCTCCCGCAATTCGCTGGACGCGGTGGGCGGCGCGCTCGGCGCGGGCGCCATCCTGCCGATCACCCAGGAGACCTGCCCGCTGGGCGAGTCGCTGCGGGTCGCGCAGTGGCTCGCGGAGGAGAGCGCGGGCCAGTGCGGCCCCTGCTACCTGGGGCTGCCCGCCGCCGCGCGCGGCATGGAGGACATCCTCAACGGCGGCGGCCCCGCCGCCCTCGAAGCGCTCAAGCAGGTCGCCAAGAACGTGAAGCGGCGCGGCGCCTGCTCGCACCCCGACGGCTCCGCGATGTTCCTGGAGTCGACGATCAAGGCGTTCACCGACGACCTCGCCGCGCACGTCCTCGGAAACGGCTGCGGACGGCCCGTGGAGGGCGTCCTGCCGCTGTTCGAGGGAGGCAGGGCCCCCGCGCTCGTCGGCGGCGGCGACAGCGGCGACGACGGCGCGAGCCGGCAGAAGATCCACGTCGACTGGACGCTGTGCCGGGGCCACGGGCTCTGCGCCGACATCCTCCCCGAGGTGTTCCAGCTCGGCGCGGACGGCTTCCCCACCGTCGCGCAGGCGAAGGTCCCGCAGTACGCGGAGGCGAAGGCGCTGCGCGCGGTGCGCCGCTGCCCCGCGCTCGCGCTGCGCCTGGAGGAGGACACCCGCTCGCAGGCGCCCGCCAGGAACCTGCCGGTGATCTCCCAGGGCCGCGGCCGACGGGCCCTGGGCCGCTGA
- a CDS encoding LCP family protein, with protein MNDRYDAGYGNDQYELVGYDEYGQPVYRQAQPQQPPQQYDPYAQQQQQQQQHQGQGQGQGQQGQQAYGYDPYAGSGGQQGYDPYGQPGTGQQPVTPGYDPYGQQPTSYDPYGQSASATGRQPRVAEQTAYIPQQSAPPEYAEQPTEARQETADGTGQAPEQFAFVEEPDGDSEDVIDWLNFTENRTERREEAKRRARSRVVALVVALAVVAAGGVGYLWYAGSLPGLSSSDAAKGTATSAAAQKRDVVVVHLHDTGSGATSTALLVDNTTARQGTTVLLPNSLALTDGDGGGSTTLAKSVDDDGSSGTREALDTVLGTDIEGTWRLDTPYLQNLVDLVGNIEVDTNTSVPDPDAKKKNSAPLVHQGKSQTLSGKMAVAYATHRASGEAQNAQLERFGQVVQAMLRKISSDAQAATVTVQTLAQILDPSLTDKDLGGFLAKLSELAKGGDYRTAMLPVQSDGTLSTEASASVVKDVLGGSAKSPEQGSAVRVSVQNASGTKDDTEKARVVLLNGGFTFLDGGTSGTAQATSQVLYTDAEDKDDATEVAKTLGLPAGAVAKGKTASNADVTVVLGQDYQPSSAS; from the coding sequence GTGAACGACCGATACGACGCGGGCTACGGGAACGACCAGTACGAGCTGGTGGGGTACGACGAGTACGGGCAGCCGGTCTACCGGCAGGCGCAGCCCCAGCAGCCCCCGCAGCAGTACGACCCGTACGCACAGCAGCAGCAACAGCAACAGCAACATCAGGGGCAGGGGCAGGGGCAGGGGCAGCAGGGCCAACAGGCGTACGGATACGACCCGTACGCCGGCTCGGGCGGTCAGCAGGGCTACGACCCCTACGGGCAGCCCGGCACCGGGCAGCAGCCCGTCACCCCCGGCTACGACCCCTACGGGCAGCAGCCGACCTCCTACGACCCGTACGGGCAGTCCGCCTCCGCCACCGGGCGGCAGCCGCGGGTCGCCGAGCAGACCGCCTACATCCCGCAGCAGTCGGCGCCGCCCGAGTACGCCGAACAGCCCACCGAGGCACGGCAGGAGACGGCGGACGGGACCGGCCAGGCCCCCGAGCAGTTCGCGTTCGTGGAGGAGCCCGACGGCGACTCCGAGGACGTCATCGACTGGCTGAACTTCACCGAGAACCGCACCGAACGCCGCGAGGAGGCCAAGCGCAGGGCGCGCAGCCGGGTCGTCGCGCTGGTCGTCGCCCTCGCCGTGGTCGCGGCCGGCGGCGTCGGATACCTCTGGTACGCGGGCAGCCTCCCCGGCCTCTCCTCGTCGGACGCCGCGAAGGGCACCGCGACCTCCGCCGCGGCCCAGAAACGGGACGTGGTCGTCGTCCATCTGCACGACACCGGATCGGGCGCCACCTCCACCGCGCTGCTCGTCGACAACACCACCGCGCGCCAGGGCACCACCGTCCTGCTGCCCAACTCCCTCGCCCTGACCGACGGCGACGGCGGGGGCAGCACCACGCTCGCCAAGTCCGTCGACGACGACGGTTCCTCCGGCACCCGCGAGGCCCTCGACACCGTCCTCGGCACCGACATCGAGGGCACCTGGCGGCTGGACACGCCCTATCTGCAGAACCTCGTCGACCTGGTCGGCAACATCGAGGTGGACACCAACACCTCGGTGCCCGACCCGGACGCCAAGAAGAAGAACAGCGCCCCCCTCGTCCACCAGGGCAAGAGCCAGACCCTCAGCGGCAAGATGGCCGTCGCCTACGCCACCCACCGCGCCTCGGGCGAGGCCCAGAACGCCCAGCTGGAACGGTTCGGACAGGTCGTGCAGGCCATGCTCCGCAAGATCTCCTCGGACGCCCAGGCCGCCACGGTCACCGTGCAGACGCTCGCCCAGATCCTCGACCCGTCGCTGACCGACAAGGACCTCGGCGGGTTCCTCGCCAAACTCTCCGAGCTGGCCAAGGGCGGCGACTACAGGACCGCGATGCTGCCCGTCCAGAGCGACGGCACCCTCAGCACCGAGGCCAGCGCGAGCGTCGTCAAGGACGTCCTCGGCGGCAGCGCCAAGAGCCCCGAGCAGGGCTCCGCCGTCCGGGTCTCCGTGCAGAACGCCAGCGGGACCAAGGACGACACCGAGAAGGCCCGCGTGGTGCTCCTCAACGGCGGCTTCACCTTCCTCGACGGCGGCACCTCGGGCACCGCCCAGGCCACGTCCCAGGTGCTCTACACGGACGCGGAGGACAAGGACGACGCCACCGAGGTCGCCAAGACCCTGGGCCTTCCGGCCGGCGCCGTGGCCAAGGGGAAGACGGCGTCGAACGCCGACGTCACGGTCGTCCTCGGGCAGGACTACCAGCCGTCCTCGGCGTCCTAG
- the leuS gene encoding leucine--tRNA ligase yields the protein MSETNPATTAEVAAPHRYTAAMAADIEARWQDFWDAEGTYSAPNPTGDLADDPAVAARPKKFIMDMFPYPSGAGLHVGHPLGYIATDVYARFQRMNGHNVLHTLGFDAFGLPAEQYAVQTGTHPRVSTEANIENMKVQLRRLGLGHDKRRSFATIDPEYYKWTQWIFVQIFNSWYDTEAGTARPITELVALFESGERPVPGHTRAWSELTATERADVLGEFRLAYASDAPVNWCPGLGTVLANEEVTADGRSERGNFPVFKAKLRQWNMRITAYADRLIDDLDGLDWPEAIKLQQRNWIGRSEGARVDFPVGDDRITVFTTRPDTLFGASYMVLAPEHELVEKITPAAWPEATHDVWTGGHATPAEAVAAYRAQAASKSDVERQAEAKDKTGVFTGAFATNPVNGERIPVFIADYVLMGYGTGAIMAVPAGDQRDFEFARAFELPVVCIVEPTDGRGTDTATWENAFGSHDAKIINSANDEISLDGLPVPEAKARITDWLAGRGIGEGTVNFRLRDWLFSRQRYWGEPFPIVYDEDGIAHALPESMLPLELPEVEDYSPRTFDADDADTQPETPLSRNEDWVNVTLDLGDGNGPRKYRRETNTMPNWAGSCWYELRYLDPHNDRKLVDPEIERYWMGPREGQPHGGVDLYVGGAEHAVLHLLYARFWSKVLHDLGHISSVEPFHKLFNQGMIQAYVYRDSRGIAVPAAEVEERDGAYYHQGQKVSRLLGKMGKSLKNAVTPDEICAEYGADTLRLYEMAMGPLDVSRPWDTRAVVGQFRLLQRLWRNVVDEESGALTVVDTEPDEETLRALHKAIDGVRQDLEGLRFNTAIAKVTELNNHLTKTGGPLSRTVAEPLVLLVAALAPHIAEELWRRLGHDDSVVHQDFPVADPRYVVDETVTCVVQIKGKVKARLEVSPSISDDELEKAALSDEKVVAALDGASIRKVIVRAPKLVNIVTG from the coding sequence ATGAGCGAGACGAACCCCGCCACCACCGCCGAGGTGGCGGCGCCGCACCGCTACACGGCGGCCATGGCCGCCGACATCGAAGCACGCTGGCAGGACTTCTGGGACGCCGAGGGCACCTACTCCGCCCCCAACCCCACCGGCGACCTGGCGGACGACCCCGCCGTCGCCGCCCGCCCCAAGAAGTTCATCATGGACATGTTCCCGTACCCCTCGGGCGCGGGCCTGCACGTCGGCCACCCCCTCGGGTACATCGCCACCGACGTCTACGCCCGCTTCCAGCGGATGAACGGCCACAACGTCCTGCACACCCTCGGCTTCGACGCCTTCGGCCTGCCCGCCGAGCAGTACGCCGTGCAGACCGGCACGCACCCGCGCGTGTCCACCGAGGCCAACATCGAGAACATGAAGGTCCAGCTGCGCCGCCTCGGCCTCGGCCACGACAAGCGCCGCTCCTTCGCCACGATCGACCCCGAGTACTACAAGTGGACCCAGTGGATCTTCGTCCAGATCTTCAACTCCTGGTACGACACGGAAGCGGGCACCGCCCGCCCGATCACCGAACTGGTCGCCCTCTTCGAGTCCGGTGAGCGCCCCGTACCGGGCCACACGCGCGCGTGGAGCGAACTGACCGCCACCGAGCGCGCCGACGTCCTGGGCGAGTTCCGCCTGGCGTACGCCTCCGACGCCCCCGTCAACTGGTGCCCGGGGCTCGGCACCGTGCTCGCCAACGAGGAGGTCACCGCCGACGGCCGCTCCGAACGCGGCAACTTCCCCGTCTTCAAGGCCAAGCTGCGCCAGTGGAACATGCGCATCACCGCCTACGCCGACCGCCTCATCGACGACCTGGACGGACTGGACTGGCCCGAGGCCATCAAGCTCCAGCAGCGCAACTGGATCGGCCGCTCCGAGGGCGCCCGCGTCGACTTCCCCGTCGGCGACGACCGCATCACCGTCTTCACCACCCGGCCCGACACCCTGTTCGGCGCGAGCTACATGGTGCTCGCCCCCGAACACGAACTCGTCGAGAAGATCACCCCGGCCGCCTGGCCCGAGGCCACCCACGACGTGTGGACCGGCGGCCACGCCACCCCCGCCGAGGCCGTCGCCGCCTACCGCGCGCAGGCCGCCTCCAAGTCCGACGTCGAGCGGCAGGCCGAGGCCAAGGACAAGACCGGCGTCTTCACCGGCGCGTTCGCCACCAACCCGGTCAACGGCGAGCGGATCCCCGTCTTCATCGCCGACTACGTCCTGATGGGCTACGGCACCGGCGCGATCATGGCCGTCCCCGCGGGCGACCAGCGCGACTTCGAGTTCGCGCGCGCCTTCGAACTGCCGGTCGTCTGCATCGTCGAACCCACCGACGGCCGCGGCACCGACACCGCCACCTGGGAGAACGCCTTCGGGTCCCACGACGCGAAGATCATCAACTCCGCCAACGACGAGATCTCCCTCGACGGCCTGCCCGTCCCCGAGGCCAAGGCCCGCATCACCGACTGGCTCGCCGGCCGCGGCATCGGCGAGGGCACCGTCAACTTCCGGCTCAGGGACTGGCTGTTCAGCCGCCAGCGCTACTGGGGCGAGCCCTTCCCGATCGTCTACGACGAGGACGGCATCGCCCACGCGCTGCCCGAGTCGATGCTGCCGCTCGAACTGCCCGAGGTCGAGGACTACTCGCCCCGCACCTTCGACGCCGACGACGCCGACACCCAGCCCGAGACCCCGCTCTCCCGCAACGAGGACTGGGTGAACGTCACCCTGGACCTCGGCGACGGCAACGGCCCGCGGAAGTACCGCCGCGAGACCAACACCATGCCCAACTGGGCCGGCTCCTGCTGGTACGAGCTGCGCTACCTCGACCCGCACAACGACCGCAAGCTCGTCGACCCCGAGATCGAGCGCTACTGGATGGGCCCCCGCGAGGGCCAGCCGCACGGCGGCGTCGACCTCTACGTCGGCGGCGCCGAACACGCCGTGCTGCACCTGCTGTACGCGCGCTTCTGGTCCAAGGTCCTCCACGACCTCGGACACATCTCGTCGGTCGAGCCGTTCCACAAGCTGTTCAACCAGGGCATGATCCAGGCCTACGTCTACCGCGACAGCCGCGGCATCGCGGTGCCCGCCGCCGAGGTGGAGGAACGCGACGGCGCCTACTACCACCAGGGCCAGAAGGTCAGCCGACTGCTCGGCAAGATGGGCAAGTCCCTCAAGAACGCCGTCACCCCCGACGAGATCTGCGCCGAGTACGGCGCCGACACCCTGCGCCTCTACGAGATGGCGATGGGCCCCCTGGACGTCTCCAGGCCCTGGGACACCCGCGCGGTGGTCGGCCAGTTCCGGCTGCTCCAGCGGCTGTGGCGCAACGTCGTCGACGAGGAGAGCGGCGCCCTCACCGTCGTCGACACCGAGCCCGACGAGGAGACGCTGCGCGCCCTGCACAAGGCGATCGACGGAGTCCGCCAGGACCTGGAGGGCCTGCGCTTCAACACCGCCATCGCCAAGGTCACCGAGCTGAACAACCACCTCACCAAGACGGGCGGGCCGCTGTCGCGCACGGTCGCCGAACCCCTGGTGCTGCTGGTCGCCGCGCTGGCCCCGCACATCGCCGAGGAACTCTGGCGCCGACTGGGCCACGACGACTCGGTCGTCCACCAGGACTTCCCCGTGGCCGACCCGCGCTACGTCGTCGACGAGACGGTGACCTGCGTCGTCCAGATCAAGGGCAAGGTCAAGGCCCGCCTCGAAGTCTCCCCGTCGATCTCCGACGACGAACTGGAGAAGGCGGCGCTCTCCGACGAGAAGGTCGTCGCGGCACTGGACGGCGCGAGCATCCGCAAGGTGATCGTGCGGGCGCCGAAGCTGGTCAACATCGTCACGGGATAA
- a CDS encoding glycosyltransferase 87 family protein — protein sequence MSPFVTVIAFSGTRRMPTAVGVCLLSFAAFWVAQRAAHVSMIDLLVYRAEGATVRAGGDLYALRTTHARLPTTYPPFAALLFTPLTLLDTAALRLLGTVGNLALLVLFVRLSLRLVGHPRAESVWWVSAAAVWCEPVWTTLRYGQVNLALAVLVLWDLTRRGADRWAGVGIGLAAAVKLTPALFAVFLLAAGITARVRDGGGARHLRHARGAAGVFAAATLLAAVLLPRDSWRFWTRALFQTGRVGHAEDTANQALRGVLARLLHVPDPGAGWAVLAAVTAVCGLAVAVRAELGGRHAWAVTACAVTALLVSPVSWSHHWVWCVPAVLLLWTGAERRTAAAVALVFCSYALWWVPHGQGRPELRQNSLELTLSALYAVAGCVYLVLARRSGRAVTPSRTSRTA from the coding sequence ATGTCGCCCTTCGTGACCGTGATCGCGTTCTCCGGAACCCGGCGGATGCCGACCGCCGTGGGCGTCTGCCTGCTGTCCTTCGCCGCGTTCTGGGTCGCCCAGCGGGCCGCGCACGTGTCGATGATCGATCTGCTGGTGTACCGGGCCGAGGGCGCCACCGTGCGCGCGGGCGGCGACCTCTACGCGCTGCGCACCACCCACGCGCGGCTGCCCACCACCTACCCGCCGTTCGCCGCCCTGCTGTTCACCCCGCTGACCCTGCTCGACACGGCGGCGCTGCGGCTGTTGGGCACGGTGGGCAACCTCGCGCTGCTCGTGCTGTTCGTGCGGCTGTCGCTGCGGCTCGTCGGGCACCCGCGCGCGGAGAGCGTCTGGTGGGTGTCCGCGGCTGCCGTCTGGTGCGAGCCGGTGTGGACGACGCTGCGCTACGGCCAGGTCAACCTGGCGCTCGCGGTGCTCGTCCTGTGGGACCTGACGCGGCGCGGCGCGGACCGCTGGGCGGGCGTCGGCATCGGGCTCGCCGCCGCCGTGAAGCTGACGCCCGCGCTGTTCGCGGTGTTCCTGCTCGCCGCCGGGATCACCGCCCGCGTCAGGGACGGCGGCGGAGCGCGGCATCTGCGGCACGCGCGCGGGGCGGCCGGTGTCTTCGCGGCGGCGACGCTGCTCGCCGCGGTGCTCCTGCCGCGCGACTCATGGCGGTTCTGGACGCGGGCGCTGTTCCAGACCGGCCGGGTCGGGCACGCCGAGGACACCGCGAACCAGGCCCTGCGCGGCGTTCTCGCGCGTCTGCTGCACGTTCCCGACCCGGGAGCCGGGTGGGCCGTCCTGGCGGCTGTGACGGCCGTGTGCGGCCTCGCCGTCGCCGTGCGTGCGGAGTTGGGCGGGCGGCACGCCTGGGCGGTGACGGCGTGCGCGGTGACCGCGCTGCTCGTCAGCCCGGTGTCGTGGTCGCACCACTGGGTCTGGTGCGTGCCCGCCGTGCTGCTGCTGTGGACCGGGGCCGAGCGCCGGACGGCGGCGGCCGTGGCGCTGGTGTTCTGCTCGTACGCCCTGTGGTGGGTGCCGCACGGCCAGGGCCGCCCCGAACTGCGGCAGAACAGCCTGGAGTTGACGCTGTCCGCGCTCTACGCGGTGGCCGGCTGCGTCTACCTGGTGCTCGCCCGCCGGTCGGGGCGGGCCGTCACGCCGTCACGAACGAGTAGAACCGCTTGA
- a CDS encoding histidine phosphatase family protein — MSATGEVTSGRSGRGRRLILWRHGQTSWNVERRFQGTTDVELTETGVAQARRAAKLLASLAPDAIVASDLRRAANTAAELAALTGLRVAHDEGLRETYAGAWQGLSHDEIIERHGDEYAAWKRGEPVRRGGGELETEVADRAAPVVLGHADKLPDGGTLVVVSHGGTIRTTIGRLLGLESRHWESLGGLSNCCWSVLGEGGRGWRLLEHNAGTLPEPVLGDDD, encoded by the coding sequence ATGAGCGCCACCGGTGAGGTGACCTCCGGCCGTTCCGGCCGGGGTCGCCGGCTCATCCTGTGGCGCCACGGCCAGACCTCGTGGAACGTGGAGCGCCGCTTCCAGGGCACCACGGACGTCGAGCTGACCGAGACCGGCGTCGCCCAGGCCCGCAGGGCCGCCAAGCTGCTCGCCTCCCTCGCCCCCGACGCGATCGTCGCCTCCGACCTGCGGCGGGCCGCGAACACGGCCGCCGAGCTGGCCGCGCTCACCGGCCTGCGGGTCGCCCACGACGAAGGGCTGCGGGAGACCTACGCGGGCGCCTGGCAGGGGCTGAGCCACGACGAGATCATCGAGCGCCACGGCGACGAGTACGCGGCGTGGAAGCGCGGCGAACCGGTCCGCAGGGGCGGCGGCGAGCTGGAGACCGAGGTCGCCGACCGGGCCGCGCCCGTGGTGCTCGGCCACGCCGACAAGCTCCCCGACGGCGGCACCCTGGTCGTCGTCAGCCACGGCGGCACCATCCGCACCACCATCGGCCGGCTCCTCGGCCTGGAGTCGCGGCACTGGGAGAGCCTGGGCGGCCTCTCCAACTGCTGCTGGTCCGTCCTCGGCGAGGGCGGGCGCGGCTGGCGGCTCCTAGAGCACAACGCCGGCACCCTGCCCGAACCGGTCCTCGGCGACGACGACTGA
- a CDS encoding cytochrome b/b6 domain-containing protein, with amino-acid sequence MNPRRSTSTLPKPGRSAYGVASAVVLVLIPVVVLVGGDRFRDFLNFGAGVLSLVSLSCSVIWGLVAQDRIFLNTRQRIVGQAVHRTTAVASIAFLLLHITTKIALDHTVLIAALIPFSLGVSGSAGLIGMGSLAGLLMVFVGVTGALRSNFASPAPVAARWRAMHMLAYPAWGLALVHGLYAGRAAKPIFTILYSLSLLGVMAALALRASPRPVKRKVADRIMRLLGTDDRPGRDELEASRARMAESSSSLPGYDKPRERKPKAAESTGSFQSPFYDTPARTMSPDPADGFAAAYRAATPPRGQQPYGADQATRMDAQPTQAMPRADNNGTAAGSWPVPSPPPLGEAPPSAYDPLQDTGFTIPAYGSADAGGHPPRDVYDTGETNAAYGTYNPQDTYNNGPANSQGPGTSYEAPGSGEPWNTPSGGYR; translated from the coding sequence ATGAATCCTCGTCGTAGTACCAGCACGCTCCCCAAGCCCGGCCGGTCGGCCTACGGCGTGGCGAGCGCTGTCGTCCTGGTCCTCATACCCGTGGTGGTGCTGGTCGGAGGTGACCGGTTCCGCGACTTCCTCAACTTCGGCGCGGGCGTGCTGTCCCTCGTCTCGCTCAGCTGTTCGGTGATCTGGGGCCTGGTCGCCCAGGACCGGATCTTCCTCAACACCCGCCAACGCATCGTCGGGCAGGCGGTGCACCGCACGACCGCGGTCGCCTCGATCGCGTTCCTGCTGCTCCACATCACCACCAAGATCGCCCTCGACCACACCGTCCTGATCGCCGCGCTCATCCCGTTCTCGCTCGGCGTCTCCGGGAGCGCGGGCCTGATCGGCATGGGCTCCCTGGCCGGGCTGCTGATGGTCTTCGTGGGCGTCACCGGCGCCCTGCGCAGCAACTTCGCCTCCCCCGCGCCGGTCGCCGCCCGCTGGCGGGCCATGCACATGCTCGCCTACCCGGCCTGGGGCCTCGCGCTGGTGCACGGGCTCTACGCGGGTCGCGCGGCCAAGCCGATCTTCACGATCCTCTACAGCCTCTCCCTGCTCGGCGTGATGGCCGCCCTCGCGCTGCGCGCCTCGCCCCGCCCGGTCAAGCGGAAGGTCGCCGACCGGATCATGCGCCTGCTGGGCACCGACGACCGGCCGGGACGGGACGAACTGGAGGCCAGCCGCGCCCGGATGGCCGAGTCGTCCTCGTCGCTGCCCGGCTACGACAAGCCCCGGGAGCGGAAGCCGAAGGCCGCCGAGTCCACCGGGTCCTTCCAGTCGCCGTTCTACGACACCCCGGCCCGCACGATGTCCCCTGACCCCGCCGACGGCTTCGCCGCCGCCTACCGGGCCGCCACTCCCCCGCGCGGGCAGCAGCCGTACGGCGCCGACCAGGCCACCCGCATGGACGCGCAGCCCACCCAGGCGATGCCCCGCGCGGACAACAACGGAACCGCCGCGGGCAGTTGGCCCGTCCCCTCGCCGCCGCCGCTCGGCGAGGCGCCGCCGTCCGCCTACGACCCGCTCCAGGACACCGGATTCACCATCCCGGCCTACGGGAGCGCGGACGCCGGCGGACATCCGCCACGTGATGTGTACGACACGGGTGAGACGAATGCCGCCTACGGCACGTACAACCCTCAGGACACGTACAACAACGGTCCCGCCAACTCACAAGGTCCCGGCACCTCCTACGAGGCGCCGGGTTCGGGCGAACCTTGGAACACGCCTTCCGGAGGCTATAGGTGA